In the Hemitrygon akajei chromosome 7, sHemAka1.3, whole genome shotgun sequence genome, one interval contains:
- the hmbox1a gene encoding homeobox-containing protein 1a isoform X1, which produces MSHYTDEPRFTIEQIDLLQRLRRSGMTKRDIIHALETLDRLDQEHAEKFGKRHCHGNSHSSSGSSNHFTASSSSVTAATQTPYSATSPSPSNSYDTSPPPCSAHLNGRESNSNEKLSVVNGRLSPSRFHSNISQRTCNFHPVEEDMDLEERVEELMRRDGTTVKEEIKNFLSNRMISQTIVGQVTGMSRSFISQWLLQQGLDICEPKKRTLYRWYLLEKMSPGATLNMRPASSTTEDPEWKQSTPANVANPGNFRLRRGSRFTWRKECLTVMESYFNENQYPDEAKREEISNACNAVIQKPGRKLTDSERVTALKVYNWFANRRKEIKRRANIEAAILETHGIDVQSPGGYSNSDDIDGSDFLEQDDNTSHSDPQQDPISLAVEMAAVNHSILALARQGGGEIKREVVEDD; this is translated from the exons ATGTCACACTACACGGACGAGCCTCGGTTTACCATTGAGCAGATCGATTTGCTTCAGCGACTCCGTCGGAGCGGGATGACCAAACGGGACATCATCCATGCTCTGGAGACCTTGGACCGTCTTGACCAGGAGCATGCGGAAAAATTTGGCAAGCGGCACTGCCACGGCAACAGCCACTCTTCCTCCGGCAGTAGCAACCACTTCACTGCCTCGTCCTCCTCTGTCACCGCTGCCACGCAGACCCCGTACAGCGCCACGTCGCCATCGCCAAGCAACAGCTATGATACCTCCCCACCCCCGTGCAGCGCTCACTTGAATGGGCGGGAGAGCAATAGCAACGAGAAACTGTCCGTGGTCAATGGTAGGCTGTCACCCAGCCGTTTCCACAGTAACATCAGCCAGAGGACGTGCAACTTCCATCCAGTGGAGGAAGACATGGACCTGGAGGAAAGAGTTGAGGAGCTCATGAG GAGAGACGGCACCACTGTTAAAGAGGAGATTAAGAACTTTCTTTCCAATCGGATGATTTCCCAGACGATCGTGGGCCAGGTCACAG GGATGAGCCGAAGTTTCATTTCCCAATGGCTTTTGCAGCAAGGACTGGACATTTGTGAGCCCAAGAAACGGACGCTGTACCGATGGTACCTTCTGGAGAAAATGAGCCCAG GAGCCACCTTAAACATGAGGCCTGCCTCCTCCACCACAGAAGACCCCGAGTGGAAGCAGTCAACACCGGCCAATGTCGCAAATCCGGGCAACTTCCGGCTCCGCAGGGGTAGTCGCTTCACCTGGCGCAAGGAATGCCTCACTGTGATGGAAAG TTACTTCAATGAAAACCAATACCCAGATGAAGCTAAGAGAGAGGAGATTTCAAATGCTTGTAATGCAGTCATCCAGAAGCCAG GCAGAAAGCTGACAGATTCTGAGCGTGTAACTGCCCTGAAAGTCTACAATTGGTTTGCCAATCGGAGGAAGGAGATCAAGAGGAGAGCAAACATTG AAGCAGCAATCCTAGAAACGCATGGTATCGATGTACAGAGCCCAGGTGGATATTCCAATAGTGATGATATCGATGGGAGTGATTTCCTGGAGCAG GATGACAACACAAGTCACAGTGATCCCCAGCAAGATCCCATCTCGCTCGCTGTTGAAATGGCCGCAGTCAATCACTCCATCCTGGCCCTAGCCAGACAAGGAGGTGGTGAGATAAAGAGGGAAGTGGTCGAAGATGACTGA
- the hmbox1a gene encoding homeobox-containing protein 1a isoform X3 produces MSHYTDEPRFTIEQIDLLQRLRRSGMTKRDIIHALETLDRLDQEHAEKFGKRHCHGNSHSSSGSSNHFTASSSSVTAATQTPYSATSPSPSNSYDTSPPPCSAHLNGRESNSNEKLSVVNGRLSPSRFHSNISQRTCNFHPVEEDMDLEERVEELMRRDGTTVKEEIKNFLSNRMISQTIVGQVTGMSRSFISQWLLQQGLDICEPKKRTLYRWYLLEKMSPGATLNMRPASSTTEDPEWKQSTPANVANPGNFRLRRGSRFTWRKECLTVMESYFNENQYPDEAKREEISNACNAVIQKPGRKLTDSERVTALKVYNWFANRRKEIKRRANIAILETHGIDVQSPGGYSNSDDIDGSDFLEQDDNTSHSDPQQDPISLAVEMAAVNHSILALARQGGGEIKREVVEDD; encoded by the exons ATGTCACACTACACGGACGAGCCTCGGTTTACCATTGAGCAGATCGATTTGCTTCAGCGACTCCGTCGGAGCGGGATGACCAAACGGGACATCATCCATGCTCTGGAGACCTTGGACCGTCTTGACCAGGAGCATGCGGAAAAATTTGGCAAGCGGCACTGCCACGGCAACAGCCACTCTTCCTCCGGCAGTAGCAACCACTTCACTGCCTCGTCCTCCTCTGTCACCGCTGCCACGCAGACCCCGTACAGCGCCACGTCGCCATCGCCAAGCAACAGCTATGATACCTCCCCACCCCCGTGCAGCGCTCACTTGAATGGGCGGGAGAGCAATAGCAACGAGAAACTGTCCGTGGTCAATGGTAGGCTGTCACCCAGCCGTTTCCACAGTAACATCAGCCAGAGGACGTGCAACTTCCATCCAGTGGAGGAAGACATGGACCTGGAGGAAAGAGTTGAGGAGCTCATGAG GAGAGACGGCACCACTGTTAAAGAGGAGATTAAGAACTTTCTTTCCAATCGGATGATTTCCCAGACGATCGTGGGCCAGGTCACAG GGATGAGCCGAAGTTTCATTTCCCAATGGCTTTTGCAGCAAGGACTGGACATTTGTGAGCCCAAGAAACGGACGCTGTACCGATGGTACCTTCTGGAGAAAATGAGCCCAG GAGCCACCTTAAACATGAGGCCTGCCTCCTCCACCACAGAAGACCCCGAGTGGAAGCAGTCAACACCGGCCAATGTCGCAAATCCGGGCAACTTCCGGCTCCGCAGGGGTAGTCGCTTCACCTGGCGCAAGGAATGCCTCACTGTGATGGAAAG TTACTTCAATGAAAACCAATACCCAGATGAAGCTAAGAGAGAGGAGATTTCAAATGCTTGTAATGCAGTCATCCAGAAGCCAG GCAGAAAGCTGACAGATTCTGAGCGTGTAACTGCCCTGAAAGTCTACAATTGGTTTGCCAATCGGAGGAAGGAGATCAAGAGGAGAGCAAACATTG CAATCCTAGAAACGCATGGTATCGATGTACAGAGCCCAGGTGGATATTCCAATAGTGATGATATCGATGGGAGTGATTTCCTGGAGCAG GATGACAACACAAGTCACAGTGATCCCCAGCAAGATCCCATCTCGCTCGCTGTTGAAATGGCCGCAGTCAATCACTCCATCCTGGCCCTAGCCAGACAAGGAGGTGGTGAGATAAAGAGGGAAGTGGTCGAAGATGACTGA
- the hmbox1a gene encoding homeobox-containing protein 1a isoform X2 — MSHYTDEPRFTIEQIDLLQRLRRSGMTKRDIIHALETLDRLDQEHAEKFGKRHCHGNSHSSSGSSNHFTASSSSVTAATQTPYSATSPSPSNSYDTSPPPCSAHLNGRESNSNEKLSVVNGRLSPSRFHSNISQRTCNFHPVEEDMDLEERVEELMRRDGTTVKEEIKNFLSNRMISQTIVGQVTGMSRSFISQWLLQQGLDICEPKKRTLYRWYLLEKMSPGATLNMRPASSTTEDPEWKQSTPANVANPGNFRLRRGSRFTWRKECLTVMESYFNENQYPDEAKREEISNACNAVIQKPGRKLTDSERVTALKVYNWFANRRKEIKRRANIAAILETHGIDVQSPGGYSNSDDIDGSDFLEQDDNTSHSDPQQDPISLAVEMAAVNHSILALARQGGGEIKREVVEDD, encoded by the exons ATGTCACACTACACGGACGAGCCTCGGTTTACCATTGAGCAGATCGATTTGCTTCAGCGACTCCGTCGGAGCGGGATGACCAAACGGGACATCATCCATGCTCTGGAGACCTTGGACCGTCTTGACCAGGAGCATGCGGAAAAATTTGGCAAGCGGCACTGCCACGGCAACAGCCACTCTTCCTCCGGCAGTAGCAACCACTTCACTGCCTCGTCCTCCTCTGTCACCGCTGCCACGCAGACCCCGTACAGCGCCACGTCGCCATCGCCAAGCAACAGCTATGATACCTCCCCACCCCCGTGCAGCGCTCACTTGAATGGGCGGGAGAGCAATAGCAACGAGAAACTGTCCGTGGTCAATGGTAGGCTGTCACCCAGCCGTTTCCACAGTAACATCAGCCAGAGGACGTGCAACTTCCATCCAGTGGAGGAAGACATGGACCTGGAGGAAAGAGTTGAGGAGCTCATGAG GAGAGACGGCACCACTGTTAAAGAGGAGATTAAGAACTTTCTTTCCAATCGGATGATTTCCCAGACGATCGTGGGCCAGGTCACAG GGATGAGCCGAAGTTTCATTTCCCAATGGCTTTTGCAGCAAGGACTGGACATTTGTGAGCCCAAGAAACGGACGCTGTACCGATGGTACCTTCTGGAGAAAATGAGCCCAG GAGCCACCTTAAACATGAGGCCTGCCTCCTCCACCACAGAAGACCCCGAGTGGAAGCAGTCAACACCGGCCAATGTCGCAAATCCGGGCAACTTCCGGCTCCGCAGGGGTAGTCGCTTCACCTGGCGCAAGGAATGCCTCACTGTGATGGAAAG TTACTTCAATGAAAACCAATACCCAGATGAAGCTAAGAGAGAGGAGATTTCAAATGCTTGTAATGCAGTCATCCAGAAGCCAG GCAGAAAGCTGACAGATTCTGAGCGTGTAACTGCCCTGAAAGTCTACAATTGGTTTGCCAATCGGAGGAAGGAGATCAAGAGGAGAGCAAACATTG CAGCAATCCTAGAAACGCATGGTATCGATGTACAGAGCCCAGGTGGATATTCCAATAGTGATGATATCGATGGGAGTGATTTCCTGGAGCAG GATGACAACACAAGTCACAGTGATCCCCAGCAAGATCCCATCTCGCTCGCTGTTGAAATGGCCGCAGTCAATCACTCCATCCTGGCCCTAGCCAGACAAGGAGGTGGTGAGATAAAGAGGGAAGTGGTCGAAGATGACTGA
- the hmbox1a gene encoding homeobox-containing protein 1a isoform X4 translates to MSHYTDEPRFTIEQIDLLQRLRRSGMTKRDIIHALETLDRLDQEHAEKFGKRHCHGNSHSSSGSSNHFTASSSSVTAATQTPYSATSPSPSNSYDTSPPPCSAHLNGRESNSNEKLSVVNGRLSPSRFHSNISQRTCNFHPVEEDMDLEERVEELMRRDGTTVKEEIKNFLSNRMISQTIVGQVTGMSRSFISQWLLQQGLDICEPKKRTLYRWYLLEKMSPGATLNMRPASSTTEDPEWKQSTPANVANPGNFRLRRGSRFTWRKECLTVMESYFNENQYPDEAKREEISNACNAVIQKPGRKLTDSERVTALKVYNWFANRRKEIKRRANIG, encoded by the exons ATGTCACACTACACGGACGAGCCTCGGTTTACCATTGAGCAGATCGATTTGCTTCAGCGACTCCGTCGGAGCGGGATGACCAAACGGGACATCATCCATGCTCTGGAGACCTTGGACCGTCTTGACCAGGAGCATGCGGAAAAATTTGGCAAGCGGCACTGCCACGGCAACAGCCACTCTTCCTCCGGCAGTAGCAACCACTTCACTGCCTCGTCCTCCTCTGTCACCGCTGCCACGCAGACCCCGTACAGCGCCACGTCGCCATCGCCAAGCAACAGCTATGATACCTCCCCACCCCCGTGCAGCGCTCACTTGAATGGGCGGGAGAGCAATAGCAACGAGAAACTGTCCGTGGTCAATGGTAGGCTGTCACCCAGCCGTTTCCACAGTAACATCAGCCAGAGGACGTGCAACTTCCATCCAGTGGAGGAAGACATGGACCTGGAGGAAAGAGTTGAGGAGCTCATGAG GAGAGACGGCACCACTGTTAAAGAGGAGATTAAGAACTTTCTTTCCAATCGGATGATTTCCCAGACGATCGTGGGCCAGGTCACAG GGATGAGCCGAAGTTTCATTTCCCAATGGCTTTTGCAGCAAGGACTGGACATTTGTGAGCCCAAGAAACGGACGCTGTACCGATGGTACCTTCTGGAGAAAATGAGCCCAG GAGCCACCTTAAACATGAGGCCTGCCTCCTCCACCACAGAAGACCCCGAGTGGAAGCAGTCAACACCGGCCAATGTCGCAAATCCGGGCAACTTCCGGCTCCGCAGGGGTAGTCGCTTCACCTGGCGCAAGGAATGCCTCACTGTGATGGAAAG TTACTTCAATGAAAACCAATACCCAGATGAAGCTAAGAGAGAGGAGATTTCAAATGCTTGTAATGCAGTCATCCAGAAGCCAG GCAGAAAGCTGACAGATTCTGAGCGTGTAACTGCCCTGAAAGTCTACAATTGGTTTGCCAATCGGAGGAAGGAGATCAAGAGGAGAGCAAACATTG GATGA